From Lewinellaceae bacterium:
TATTGTCCGGTTGATGCGGTAAGGTAACCTCACCTCCTGTTCCGGATGTTGCAGAATGTATATGATCAGTGTCTGGTCTTTTTCAATGGTGTTGGTAGGTAGCTCGTTCCAGTAGCGGATGTTGTAATCATTGATCTCAAAGTGAGAAGCAATATCGGTGAGGTCATCACCCTTTAAGGCCTGAAACTCTACTTCCTTGTAATTGCTTTCTTTGTAAAAGCTGCTTTCTTCGGACTTCTCCGCCTTGTCGGTACCACCTAACTTGTCATCAACCAGGGGAATGACCCGTTTAGGCAAAATAATCTGATACCCATCGTAATTGGCGGGAATCAGGTCTTTACGAAAACCCGGATTCAATGTGCGGATGACGTTGATGTCCAGATTGGTCCAGTCTTTCAGCTGACTAAAAGTCAGTTGATCATGGACATTGACTGTTCCGGTAATCTGTAAATCGAGATCCGGAAACTGAGGCATCAGTTCGTGCAGTGAATAGAATTTAAACAGATACGTAGCGGCCAGAAACTTGGGAACATAGTCCTGGGTCTCTTGAGGCAAATAGGGACGGATATCCCAGTAATTGACGCTGTTAGCGCGCTTGATCGCTTTGTTTACGTTTCCGGGACCACAATTATAGGCCGCCAGAACCAATTGCCAGTCCTGATAATAGTCGAACAGGTGTTTGATTTGTTTTGCTGCAGCTTCCGTAGAGCGGATCGGATCTTTGCGTTCATCAACCAGCTGGTTGATCTTTAACCCGTTGAGTTTTGCGGTGCCGGGCATGAATTGCCACAGCCCGATCGCGCCTGCCCGTGAACGGGCATCCGGTCGCAGCGAAGACTCAATGATGGTCATGTATTTGAGGTCCAGAGGGAGGTCATTTGCAGCCAGTTCTTTCTCAAAAATGGGAAAATACAGCACCCGCCGTCCGATCAACATTTGTGTATAAGCAGGGTATTTAAGCAGGTATTGCTGGAGAAAGGGCAGGATCATATCAGCTTTATCGGCATCGACCAGGGTTTGGATCGATTCCAGTCGGGTCTGGATCAGTTCGCGATCCAGTTCCGCTTCATTATTGTATGGGATAGCCGCCATCAGGTCCGTCAATCCCAGGATAAAGACAAAGATTAGGGATATCAAGTATTTTGAAAATACTTTCATATTCATAGGATTCAAA
This genomic window contains:
- a CDS encoding transglycosylase SLT domain-containing protein translates to MKVFSKYLISLIFVFILGLTDLMAAIPYNNEAELDRELIQTRLESIQTLVDADKADMILPFLQQYLLKYPAYTQMLIGRRVLYFPIFEKELAANDLPLDLKYMTIIESSLRPDARSRAGAIGLWQFMPGTAKLNGLKINQLVDERKDPIRSTEAAAKQIKHLFDYYQDWQLVLAAYNCGPGNVNKAIKRANSVNYWDIRPYLPQETQDYVPKFLAATYLFKFYSLHELMPQFPDLDLQITGTVNVHDQLTFSQLKDWTNLDINVIRTLNPGFRKDLIPANYDGYQIILPKRVIPLVDDKLGGTDKAEKSEESSFYKESNYKEVEFQALKGDDLTDIASHFEINDYNIRYWNELPTNTIEKDQTLIIYILQHPEQEVRLPYRINRTIAVMSVIPTRDLSVNASLTNNLVHAINQSQTAVVIPAVSKDVFRTKYVVQKGESLLQIIQRFPQLSLAKLMEINHLTSFDQVQPGSALLIE